One Paraburkholderia caffeinilytica DNA segment encodes these proteins:
- the dhaK gene encoding dihydroxyacetone kinase subunit DhaK has protein sequence MKKLINDVSAVVPDMLDGLAALNPNLSLLQGSTIVVRADAEVVAARGEVALISGGGSGHEPAHGGYVGHGMLSAAVAGEVFTSPSTDAVLDAIRAVAGAAGVLLIVKNYTGDRFNFGLAAEIARAEGIPTEMVIVADDVALAASGDHAGRRGLAGTVLVHKITGAAAAAGRPLAEVARIARDAAASLGTMGVALTPCTVPAAGKPGFELADGEIEWGLGIHGEPGVERGTMEPADAIVERLLAKIVSDLSLQPGARVALLVNNLGGTPSSELSIVAGSALRYLAACGIHVERAWAGTFLSALEMSGVSLTLLRVDDERLGWLDAAAHTTAWPALSGRVAPVSVRPAPAAPDRTNGATLTREATLRRVIEAVCACLLEAEPILTDMDQRVGDGDLGISLSRGARGILHELDTYPAESTPGAVLRGLSATVRRVVGGTSGPLYAVMLLRAAVALEQSGGSSARAWSAAFSEGVAGLMALGGAHPGDRTMVDALKPAADALQAALAKSEDGGLDAALKASVDAAVEGAAQTASMHPRRGRSSYVGDRALGHADPGAQAVALWLAAIREALTQR, from the coding sequence ATGAAGAAGCTCATCAACGACGTCTCCGCGGTCGTCCCGGATATGCTCGACGGACTCGCGGCGCTCAATCCCAATCTCTCGTTATTGCAAGGCAGCACGATCGTCGTGCGTGCCGATGCCGAGGTCGTTGCCGCGCGCGGAGAAGTCGCGCTGATCTCCGGTGGCGGCTCTGGCCACGAACCGGCTCATGGCGGCTATGTGGGCCACGGCATGCTGAGCGCCGCGGTAGCGGGCGAGGTGTTCACGTCGCCCTCCACCGATGCCGTGCTCGATGCGATCCGCGCTGTAGCCGGTGCCGCGGGTGTCCTGCTGATCGTGAAGAACTACACGGGCGATCGCTTCAACTTCGGCCTCGCCGCCGAGATCGCGCGTGCCGAGGGAATCCCCACGGAAATGGTGATCGTCGCCGACGATGTCGCGCTGGCGGCGAGCGGCGACCATGCGGGCCGTCGCGGGCTCGCGGGGACCGTGCTGGTTCACAAGATCACCGGCGCGGCTGCGGCAGCGGGACGCCCGTTGGCGGAGGTTGCGCGGATTGCGCGCGACGCGGCCGCCTCGCTCGGCACGATGGGCGTCGCGCTCACGCCGTGCACGGTGCCGGCCGCCGGCAAGCCGGGTTTCGAGCTGGCCGATGGCGAAATCGAATGGGGTCTCGGCATTCACGGCGAACCCGGCGTGGAGCGCGGCACGATGGAACCGGCGGACGCGATCGTCGAAAGGCTGCTGGCGAAAATCGTCAGCGACTTGTCGCTGCAGCCTGGCGCGCGGGTGGCGTTGCTGGTGAACAATCTCGGCGGCACGCCTTCAAGCGAGTTGAGCATCGTAGCCGGGTCTGCGCTTCGCTATCTGGCGGCATGCGGCATTCACGTGGAGCGCGCGTGGGCCGGCACGTTCCTGAGCGCGCTCGAAATGTCGGGCGTCTCGCTGACACTGCTGCGCGTGGACGATGAGCGACTCGGCTGGCTCGATGCCGCCGCGCACACCACCGCATGGCCCGCGTTGAGCGGCCGCGTCGCACCGGTTTCCGTGCGGCCCGCACCCGCCGCGCCGGATCGTACAAACGGCGCGACGCTCACGCGAGAAGCGACGCTGCGCCGCGTGATCGAAGCCGTTTGCGCTTGTCTGCTCGAAGCCGAGCCGATCTTGACCGACATGGATCAACGCGTCGGCGATGGCGACCTCGGCATCAGCCTGTCGCGCGGCGCGCGTGGCATTCTCCATGAACTCGATACGTATCCCGCGGAGTCAACGCCGGGCGCCGTGTTGCGCGGCCTGTCCGCAACGGTGCGGCGCGTGGTCGGCGGCACCTCGGGGCCGCTCTACGCGGTGATGCTATTGCGCGCTGCGGTCGCGCTCGAACAATCCGGTGGATCGTCGGCGAGGGCGTGGTCGGCGGCGTTCAGTGAAGGCGTCGCGGGATTGATGGCGTTAGGCGGGGCGCATCCTGGTGATCGCACGATGGTCGACGCGCTCAAACCTGCCGCCGATGCATTGCAAGCCGCGCTTGCAAAGTCGGAAGACGGCGGGCTCGACGCGGCATTGAAAGCCTCGGTTGATGCGGCAGTAGAAGGCGCGGCGCAAACCGCGTCGATGCATCCGCGACGCGGGCGCTCGAGTTATGTGGGAGACCGCGCGCTCGGTCACGCGGATCCTGGTGCGCAAGCAGTGGCGTTATGGCTCGCGGCGATTCGCGAGGCGCTGACGCAGCGCTGA